Below is a genomic region from Henckelia pumila isolate YLH828 chromosome 3, ASM3356847v2, whole genome shotgun sequence.
CCACGACTCGACTCGAGCTACATGATGACATGAAATACTTGACAAACATGTACATACGACTCGTGGCTCATGTCTAGATCCAGATTTGAGACGAAACTTTGAGCTAAAAATTGATCGTAGTAATAAAAAAGAAAGAAGGAAAACACATAACGAACTAATTATTGGGCCATTGAATAAAAACTTTAAAAGCGCGCGCCTGAAGCCAGCCACAACGATTTTGGAAGTAGCATGCACCGCTCGGACGCGAATTACACATATTGCCTGTTATTATACCAAACTAACTAAATACACCAAGGGGTGGGCCTGGGGATGGAAATCGTGTTCCTCGCTCTATTAAATGCAGTAGATTTATTATTACAAGTGGAAACAAATTGAATAAATCTCCACTGAATGTTCGCAAGTGAAAAAAGCGTGGCttctaattataattaatattgatCGTAACTGAATGCTCTGTTCCATTGGCCATTGGCCATTGGTAAAAGAACGCGTGCATGTTGGTTTCCATGTCCCAATCTGAGGCCAAACTAATGGCAGAAATGGCACGGCACTCATCCATGTTTTAATGAAGCTAGCTGACGCAACAAGTACAATTAAAATACCCAACAAACTTTCACGATTTCTGTGATGGAGGAGGTGATCACTGAGTTGAGGGAAGCATTTGACTCTGGGAGGACCAAGGATGAATCTTGGAGGAGGTCGCAGCTACACAACTTGCTCTCTCTGCTGGAACACAGAGAGGATGATATAACTCAAGCTCTTAAACAAGATTTAGGGAAGCATCCAATCGAATCTTATAGAGATGAGGTTTCTTTTCTCCCACCCACCCACTTAATAATATTGGATACTTTTCACGGTTAATTAAAGAAACTTGTTGTTCCCAGATTGGACCTTTGATCAAGTCTGTGAATTATGCGTTGAATGGGTTGAAGAAATGGATGTCAGGCAGGAAGGTCGTGTTCCTTTTCTTTAAGTCTCCAAAATATTTACTTTATTCACACTTCAAAATTCATCATTTTCTATGCTACTACAGGCTGATTTGCCGCTTGCTGCATTCCCAGCTAGTGCTGCGTTAGTCCCTGAGCCCCTTGGAGTTGTTCTCATCATATCATCTTGGAATTTCCCTTTTGGTACGACAAGTTTCTCCAGTAAAAGAGCTATTTTCTTGCCATTTAATTTCTTCCCCAGAACGCAGAACCCTTCTCTCTATCACTCAGAAATGAATGGTTTTGAATGTCTTCGTGTTTATTTCTGTTTCAATTGCAGGAATATCTTTGGAACCATTGATCGGAGCAATTTGTGCCGGAAATGCAGTTGTTTTGAAGCCGTCGGAGCTTGCTCCTGCATCTGCCTCGGTTTTAGCCGACTTGATTCACACTTACTTGGATCCTAAAGCTATAAAAGTCATTCAAGGTGGTGTTTCAGTTGGTGAGCAGCTATTACAACTTAAATGGGACAAGATTTTCTTCACAGGTATACACTTTACTCGATGGAGACAGATGTTCTGCTTAGGGGGCACAAAGCTAAAACTTGAAAAATTTTGGTGGCAAGATTATATTtttgttcatatatatatatgttggatGAAAATACGTAGTCTGTGGGAAACTTTAAGATGCAGGAAGCAGCTTTCCAATCCCAGCCAAGCCACCGCACATCCACATGGCCATGAAGAACTGTTTTCATTCTTTACCATTGTATGGCTGCAATCAAGATCGATACTCTTTTGATGAAAAACCTGAGAGAAAGGGGGAGATGTGTGCTTTTGAGCCCTTGTGTTTCTCAGAATGGCACTGGGAGAGTTACTTGAATTTGTTTGAAAAACTTTTATTTCATGTAATTTTGTTCTGTTTCCCCGATAGGTAGTGCACCGGTAGCACGAATAGTCATGACTGCTGCAGCCAAGAATCTCACTCCTGTTACGATAGAGTTAGGAGGAAAATGCCCTGCACTTGTTGATTCTCTTTCAAGTTCTTGGGATAAAACGGTAATTGCTCATCTGATGCTCTATTTCCACATGTTGGATTCATTGCCTTGTGTGGAAAAGGTTGTTCctgaaatataaatttttattgagATGTGTTGATGTTCTTAGATTGCGATAAAACGTATCCTTGCTGCAAAATTCGGGATTTGTGCTGGACAAGCCTGTATAGCCATTGATTACATTCTCGTGGAAAAGAAGTTTGCATCCACTCTGGTATCACCTCAACATTTCTACAGTTTATTCATAACTCTTTAACACTTTCTTGATTATTTTCTGTCTCAAGAACAATCTCATTTGGGGCATAAATTCTTTCAGGTAGAGTTAATGAAGGCTGCTACGCTGAGTATGTTTGGAGAAGATCCGAAAGAAACCAACAGCATCTCAAGGATCATAAACAAAAATCACTTTACGCGACTAAAGAATCTATTAAATGAGCCCTCAGTCAAAGCTTCTGTGGTCTATGGCGGTTTGCTAGATGAAGACAATCTGTAAGTTTTTCATAATTAATTTGCAAGTACATGAGTTGGACTGGTGATGAGTATCAAGGGACATAACACATGGCATGATGCAGGTTCATCGAACCAACTATATTGGTGGATCCACCATTGGAAACTGGAGTCATGACTGAAGAAATCTTTGGTCCACTCCTTCCTATAATCACGGTGAGGaaaaatataacaatatatatattcagtGTATGAATCACAAATGGTGTATATTACAATGGAAAACGAATTTGTTTTGTGCAGTTGGAAAAGATGGAAGATAGTATTAAGTTGATCAAATCGAAGCCAAAACCGCTTGTAATATATGCATTCACAAAAAATGAAGGACTAAAGAAGAGGTTGTCTTCAGAGACATCCTCAGGAAGTGTGGTCTTTAATGATGCAATAGTACAAGTAAGTTGATGATGAGTTGGAACAAGCAAGTTGATATATAGTAAATGGTAATGTTTGTTTGGATGGGAAATTGCAGTATGCGGCGGACTCTCTTCCATTCGGAGGAGTTGGGGAGAGCGGTTTTGGAAGATATCACGGAAAATTCTCGTTCCAAGAGTTTTCATATGAGAAGGCAATTGTGAGACGTAGCTATCTGGTGGATTTTTGGTTCCGGTATCCTCCCTGGAACAATCATAAGTTGCAGCTCTTTAAATCTGCTTACAGATTTGATTATCTTGGAATTCTTCTAATTATGCTGGGCTTGAAGAAGTCTTGATTGAGACaaacatatattatatacaacTCAGCAACTTCTTTTCATTCAAACCACAATCTATTATTTGTTTGTCCTCCAACCAAGTAAACTTATTGTATacttgaatatttattttgcatcatcatcatttcatcctatataattttttttttttatattaaagttGAGATATATATAATACTAGTAAACAGCACGTGCGATGCACGTAGTGACAttttgtttatataatatatctatttattattttttataattattgagATTTTCACGGCTTTataataaaaaacatataaactttaattatttattatgaaaatcaactaaaataatacaatgatcatttttttttcatttttagtcatgtTAATGGTGAATTTGTATTTTCAATCATGTAACGTGaatgttttcatttttagtcatattactatgcatttttatttttaatcatgtcacttgtatattgtttttattttgatcatttaactcgcatgtttttttttgttctcttttggtatataaattttcatttatagtcatgtaacttgcatattatttttattatttttcatttaacttgtattatattcctatatatttttatatgaccttgtgtaaataaaattgcaaatttgttatttcacaatgatAAAAATTTACCCTTTTATTCAAacttttagataggtaatagatagatagattttacaatgataaaattttacctTTTTAATATTCACATTTTTAGGTAGGTAATAGATTTAATTTATACTCCTAcattaatttcataaatatatatttttaactctaacttttaatattattaccgtaaattttagttttagttttgttcttttcaagatttatattattatatttttttaattctaactttttatattaataccgtaagttttaattttttttttattttgttcttttaaaaatttatttatctctTTGATTAATTGCAACTCAATTAAGCCACAAACTAAAATTTAGcttattcttatatatttttatattgtctaACATTACATAaggtgtaaaataaataaaaaaaaattgtgaaaaatgaaaaaaatacttctttttagaaaataataattaaaaaataaattatttaatcgTATTAATGGACGCATTAGTTGCAATTTAATGAAAGTGTATAATATATTTAtggatattaatatttaaatataatataataaaatatttatttatttttatgttctaactaaaatgttgtttttacttttatatctctatatatttttatatgacattacttatagtgtaaataaaacatcaaaaatgttatttcacaatggtaaaattttatccttttattcacacttttaaataGGTAAAGCAATAGATTATTAAATATACatgattttcttttaaaaatttcggtgaaaatattttttatttgtcaaacaaatatatatatatatattcactttatatatcatttttttatatttttaaagcattatgtagaaaatttcaatacaattaatcgaaataatacacaatctaaggacaaaatagaaaatttagagtgaaaatatttattatgttaatTATTTTAGATTGAAATAATAAacactttaataaaataaatatttattatctttaataattttaataaatagacatttttattttccatcatctaataatttttatgttatcgaaataatacacaatctaataaaataaatatttattatttttaataattttaattaatagatatttttttccaacatctaatcatttttattttaaatttttttagatttttctaATAATTATGTACGATAAAATCTTATTtctctaatttatttttattatcaaatttttattcaattttgatGTATtgatgttttcaaatttttttaaaagtatgttgtaaccaaattttatttttttgttatatatatattttttaaaaaatcactttGATGCTCAcgtgttttaaattttgttttcttaaatttataaaaaataattcaaaccaaTTCACTTAAGGTGaagttttataattaaataagatgTGAATTAGCACaatgtatttttaataacaaataaattatataaaaataatttattctttGATTGCATTTATATTCTAATAGTATATGATTAATTTATAAATGTAGTATGatatttagaaaatcaataacACGTGTCTCGTACGTTAGACACGTGAAAATATATTAGATATAACATAAgacaaatcataaatttaaatttattcaccttttaaaaaaattaaaattagtaattattaaattttcgaataatattcatttgttttattttattaaagatatagtaaatttttaatatttgataaagtctTATGTTTGAGTCTCAAATTTATTTAGATAAATGTTCATGGATTACATTTTGacatttatttttggaaaaattgcttttttgattCTATAAGTTTCTTTGTTTGTAATTTTGATACTATGTGTTATCAGATTTCAAAGTCTattgtatttgttttgttttgttttattttttattttttatgatttaaagTCTTTTTTCGATGTGATATTTTGTAGTGTAGACGTTTATAATATTGCATTAGCATTTTtgatgaaaaataactaaaattgccaaaaatcgaaatacGCAAGACGAACTGAAACTCAGATTTCGATCACGCTAAAAATCATCTATATCTGTTAAGTTCTTGTGTTTCAAATTTTGGATATAAACGCCTACAAAAACACGTATAGATAAGGGGATGTGCTTAAACTTGAAAACATGAAGATATAAGTGCTCAAGATTTGAAAGCACAAAGAGTTAATAGATAATTCATTTTTCATCCATGTCTTTAAGAATCTTGAGAGTTCATAGGGGTAATTATctgatatgaaaatatagacCCAAAATCATAATTTGCAAATATTAGCGgaccaaaattacaaatttttctttatttttccatAATTATCtttgatttattaatatttatgaatgaaatttataatatttatttttatttaaatttcaaattatccataaattttatattatatttttctttaattttttacatTCATTTTTCACCAAATGTTCATGCAATTATCTATCGAAAAATTCtctaatgaaattttttttatttctattcacaattttaaagttaaaattattaaatatacatggttttttaaaaataatttcagttaaaataaattttatttttcaaacatatattcactttatacatcaatttttatatttttaaaattctgtgtagaaaatttcatatcaatacAATTAATCGAATTAATATACAATCTAaagacaaaataaaaaatccagTGTGAAAaacttaatcattttatttacacttttatagtcataataaataaatatatattgtctttaataattttaaagaattcatgcatatttttattttccaacatctgaatcatttttatgttaattgtttttagatttttctaagaattatgtttcgataaaattttatttctctaatttatttttatgatcaTATATCTATTGAATCATGACGTAtcattattttcaaatatttttataagtaTGTCGtaactaaattttattatttttattagatttttttaaaaaaatgtgttttaaattttgtattcttaaattgatagaaaataattcaaaccaaTTCATTGAAGgtgaatttttataattaaataagaggTGAATAaacacaatttatttgtaataacaaagaaactatatgaaataatttattttttgatttcactttgttgggaaatttagttttggtatttacaaaACAAAGCCAAACTACTTAAGCATCTACAGAAAACCAAACTGATATACAGAGGTTGATGACGTCATGATGACCTACAGATACCTCGACTAAACTGAATCTATCAGTCACGCTAAAGGAACACAATTCAGTTTACCTTGCTAAACTGAATTCATCAGTACATCCTTACTCAACTGATTATCTCAGAGATACAAAGCAGTTTACCTTGCTAAACTGAATTCATCAGTCCATCCTTACTCAACTGATTATCTCAGAGATACAAAGCAGTTTACCCTGCTAAACTGAATCTATCAGTGTACCATTTCCCAACTGATTGCGCAAATAAATTCACAGTACTTCCGGATAAGATCGTCCGTACTCTGACATATCTGCAGAATGTAGTGTCGCGATACTAAGGGAATGTCGGCGTCAGAGATCGTtgatgatagtgacaaatccaacaGGAATAATTTGAATCCTATATGAAGAACACTTTGAAATTATGACCATTGCAAACCAAAGCTTATAAATAGGGATCTTGATCAAAGTTCAAAGGGgctgattgaaagagtgggtgcccggttagccaacttgtggctaaggacttttatgactctatgtataaacaatctttgtttaatataatttacattcattaatgacattttctttgtctttcttcatattgttatattgtgatatactattgttgttttgataaagaccttgaatatactatagtgtaagtaagatgagatagtaaataaaaagagatcactattatgaaacacatcttatagtcactgtatattctaaacagttcctactcaattgagccgtccgcttaataaggataaggatcgctcgagattgagactagcatttgtgatgcctagtaccacgtttcattggtatggaacatagagatgttcaaagcatgcaaatggatattcatatgatgaatgatcgaactaccctatccagactttccaagtggttatcacttatcgagtggataaagtccgcggttttggttgtacaccattagtccttactacttgaaacatcattgagactctatatgctagtactgtactttgactcgtttaccgactctattggggtcatcaggtgtcgggattgggtacagttacgacacatataggagtcgatgcttattgtcaaggattcaccacatacttgcgagtgtggatatcttatgcgatctgaggagatattagtgtgacgaatctctggccagagtacatgatgtgttttaggttactcggttttcctagtaacacatgcgatgtcactatttgatctccaagatgtaatgcatagttatcgaatctctaacgactctcgatacaccaatggttgttgattcgatcgagatatatggatgaagggaccgtactgtacgctaaccaaaatctactggttcttgcaggcactatcagtgatacctagggaatcatagggcgatgttgctaggctctcttaccatgattcgatgggtaagtcggaaattgt
It encodes:
- the LOC140891274 gene encoding aldehyde dehydrogenase family 3 member F1-like → MEEVITELREAFDSGRTKDESWRRSQLHNLLSLLEHREDDITQALKQDLGKHPIESYRDEIGPLIKSVNYALNGLKKWMSGRKADLPLAAFPASAALVPEPLGVVLIISSWNFPFGISLEPLIGAICAGNAVVLKPSELAPASASVLADLIHTYLDPKAIKVIQGGVSVGEQLLQLKWDKIFFTGSAPVARIVMTAAAKNLTPVTIELGGKCPALVDSLSSSWDKTIAIKRILAAKFGICAGQACIAIDYILVEKKFASTLVELMKAATLSMFGEDPKETNSISRIINKNHFTRLKNLLNEPSVKASVVYGGLLDEDNLFIEPTILVDPPLETGVMTEEIFGPLLPIITLEKMEDSIKLIKSKPKPLVIYAFTKNEGLKKRLSSETSSGSVVFNDAIVQYAADSLPFGGVGESGFGRYHGKFSFQEFSYEKAIVRRSYLVDFWFRYPPWNNHKLQLFKSAYRFDYLGILLIMLGLKKS